A window of Streptosporangiales bacterium genomic DNA:
CGTGCCGACCACCTGCGGCTCGAAGGTCCTCGAGGGCTGGAAGCCCCCGTACGACTCGACCGTCGCCGTCCGGCTGCGCGCGGCGGACGTCGTGGTGCTCGGCAAGACCAACATGGACGAGTTCGCCATGGGGTCCTCGACGGAGAACTCCGCGTACGGCCCCACCCGCAACCCCTGGGACCTGGACCGGATCCCCGGCGGCTCGTCCGGCGGGTCGAGTGCGGCGATCGCGTCGCACCAGGCGCCGCTGGCCATCGGCACCGACACCGGCGGCTCGATCAGGCAGCCGGCGGCGGTGTGCGGCATCGTCGGCGCGAAGCCGACTTACGGCGGGGTTTCGCGGTACGGGCTGGTGGCGTTCTCGTCCAGCCTCGACCAGGCCGGGCCGTTCGCCCGCACGGTGCTCGACGCAGCGTTGCTGCACGAGGCGATCGCCGGCCACGACGCGCGCGACTCGACGTCGATCGACGCGCCGGTGCCCCAGGTGGCGGCCGCCGCGCGGCAGGCCGACGTCAAGGGGATGCGCATAGGCGTGGTGCGCGAGCTGTCCGGCGAGGGCTACGCCGACGGCGTGGAGCAGCGCTTCCGCGAGGGTGTGGACCTGCTCGCCGAGCTCGGCGCGGAGATCGTCGAGGTGTCGTGCCCGCACTTCAGCTACGCGCTCGACGCGTACTACCTGATTAACCCCAGCGAGGCGTCGAGCAACCTGGCCAGGTACGACGCCATGCGCTACGGGCTGCGGGTCGCCGACGACGGCACCCGCAGCGCCGAAGAGGTGATGGCGCTGACCCGCGAGGCCGGGTTCGGCGCCGAGGTGAAGCGCCGCATCATGATCGGCACCTACGCGCTCTCCTCCGGGTACTACGACGCGTACTACGGGCAGGCGCAGAAGGTTCGTACGCTGGTCACCCGCGACTTCGAGTCGGCGTTCGAACAGGTCGACGCGCTCGTCTCGCCGACCACGCCGACCACCGCGTTCCGGCTGGGGGAGCGGGTCGACGACCCGATGGCCATGTACCTCGCCGACCTCTGCACGGTGCCGTCGAACCTCGCCGGCACCCCGTCGATCAGCGTGCCGTGCGGCACGGCGCCTGCGGACGGGCTGCCTGTTGGCTTCCAGGTGATGGCGCCGACGCTCGCCGACGACCGGATGTACCGGGTGGGTGCCGCGTTCGAGGCGGCGCTGCGCGACCGGCTGGGACACCTGCTGCTCGAGGAGGCTTCGGTCCTGTGACTGCCACGTTGATGCCGTACGAGCAGGCGCTCGCGGCGTACGAGCCGACGCTCGGGCTGGAGACGCACATCGAGCTCGGCACCAGGACGAAGATGTTCTGCGGCTGCTCGACGGAGTTCGGCGGCGAGCCGAACACCCAGGTGTGCCCGGTCTGCCTCGGCCTGCCAGGCTCGCTGCCGGTGGTGAACGAGGCGGCGATCCGTTACACGGTGATGATCGGCCTGGCGCTGAACTGCCGGATCGCGGGCTGGTGCCGGTTCGCCAGGAAGAACTACTTCTACCCGGACATGCCGAAGAACTACCAGATCTCGCAGTACGACGAGCCGCTCTGCGTCGACGGCTACCTCGACGTGGAGATCGACGGCCGCACGCTGCGGGTGGAGATCGAGCGGGTGCACCTGGAGGAGGACACCGGCAAGTCGATGCACGTCGGCACGTCCGGCCGCATCCACGGCGCGGACTACTCGCTCGTCGACTACAACCGTGCCGGTATCCCGCTGGTGGAGATCGTCACCCGGCCGATCGAGGGCACGGGCGCGGACGCACCCGCGGTGGCGCGCGCGTACGCGACGGAGCTGCGGGCGGTCTGCCGGTCGCTGGGTGTCTCCGACGTTCGGATGGAGGAGGGCTCGCTGCGCTGCGACGTGAACGTGTCGCTCGCGCCGCGCGGCGCCACCGAGTGGGGCAAGCGCACCGAGACGAAGAACGTGAACTCGCTGCGCACCGTCGAGCGTGCCGTGCGGCACGAGATCGAGCGGCAGGCCGCGGTGCTCGACGCCGGCGGCACCGTGAGGCAGGAGACCAGGCACTTCCAGGAGGACACCGCGTCCACGGTCGCCGGACGCAGCAAGGAGCAGGCGGAGGACTACAGGTACTTCCCCGAGCCGGACCTGGCGCCGGTGGCGCCGGACGCCGACTGGGTCGAGCTGATCCGCGCCGAGCTGCCCGAGCTGCCGGCGGCGAAGCGGCGGCGGATCGCCGCGGAGTGGTCGCTGTCCGAGCTGGAGCTACGCGACCTGGTGAACGCGGACGCCGTCGACCTGGTCGAGCGCACGGTGGCCGCGGGCGCCTCGCCGAACGACGCGCGCAAGTGGTGGATGAACGAGCTGTCGCGCCGGGCGACCGAGCAGGG
This region includes:
- the gatA gene encoding Asp-tRNA(Asn)/Glu-tRNA(Gln) amidotransferase subunit GatA, which gives rise to MTDLTRRTAAELAEVIASGETSAEEVTQAHLDRIAAVDEKVHAFLHVDADRALADARAVDEKRAAGTQLGPLAGVPLALKDVLTQRGVPTTCGSKVLEGWKPPYDSTVAVRLRAADVVVLGKTNMDEFAMGSSTENSAYGPTRNPWDLDRIPGGSSGGSSAAIASHQAPLAIGTDTGGSIRQPAAVCGIVGAKPTYGGVSRYGLVAFSSSLDQAGPFARTVLDAALLHEAIAGHDARDSTSIDAPVPQVAAAARQADVKGMRIGVVRELSGEGYADGVEQRFREGVDLLAELGAEIVEVSCPHFSYALDAYYLINPSEASSNLARYDAMRYGLRVADDGTRSAEEVMALTREAGFGAEVKRRIMIGTYALSSGYYDAYYGQAQKVRTLVTRDFESAFEQVDALVSPTTPTTAFRLGERVDDPMAMYLADLCTVPSNLAGTPSISVPCGTAPADGLPVGFQVMAPTLADDRMYRVGAAFEAALRDRLGHLLLEEASVL
- the gatB gene encoding Asp-tRNA(Asn)/Glu-tRNA(Gln) amidotransferase subunit GatB, with product MPYEQALAAYEPTLGLETHIELGTRTKMFCGCSTEFGGEPNTQVCPVCLGLPGSLPVVNEAAIRYTVMIGLALNCRIAGWCRFARKNYFYPDMPKNYQISQYDEPLCVDGYLDVEIDGRTLRVEIERVHLEEDTGKSMHVGTSGRIHGADYSLVDYNRAGIPLVEIVTRPIEGTGADAPAVARAYATELRAVCRSLGVSDVRMEEGSLRCDVNVSLAPRGATEWGKRTETKNVNSLRTVERAVRHEIERQAAVLDAGGTVRQETRHFQEDTASTVAGRSKEQAEDYRYFPEPDLAPVAPDADWVELIRAELPELPAAKRRRIAAEWSLSELELRDLVNADAVDLVERTVAAGASPNDARKWWMNELSRRATEQGTDLAELPVTPEQVARISALVAEGRLTDKLAREVFDGVLAGEGDPDAVVAARSLAVVTDESALVAAADEAIAGNPDVAQKVRDGKVAAVGPLVGQVMKAMRGQADAKRIRELLLERLGAN